The region ACGGATGGAACGCCGCGATCGCATTAAAGCCTCCCAAATCCTCGAAACCATCCGACTGTTCCAAGAGTGTCGCCCAACTCTTTCATTCCCCTTCTTCGCCCAAACGTATCTTTATTTCAATCTCCTGGAGAATCGAGGGATCCGTCTTCGCTCAAGAGCTTCGCCGAGACACGTAAACCCCTACAATTGCAAATCCGTAAATTCTGGCCGGATCACCATCCGACCGGTTTCTACAGCGATATCCCGCGTTTCCACGGTAGAAAGTCTTCCTGACCCAGGCGGACCGCTGAAGGCTTCATTTCTCCACTGGCAACTTGAATCACCATTTCGAAAAGCTCGTCGCCCATTTCCTCAATGGTTTTTTCTCCACGAATAATCGGTCCGGCATCGAAATCAATGATATCTCTCATCTTTTTCGCCAGCTCAGTGTTGGTGGACATTTTGATGGTCGGTGCCACCGCGTTCCCCGTGGGGGTTCCCAGTCCTGTGGTAAAAATAATGATGTTCGAACCCGCACCTGCCAGAGCGGTCGTCGATTCCACATCTCCGCCGGGTGTGCAAAGCAGATTGAGTCCTGGTTTCGTGGCCCATTCCGGGTAATCGAGAACATCGACTATAGGAGAGGTTCCGCCCTTTTTGGCTGCCCCGGCGGACTTGATGGCGTCAGTTATCAATCCATCCGCAATATTGCCAGGAGAAGGATTGGCGTAAAATCCAGAGCCAGCCTCTTCAGCACGTTGAGAATAAATATTCATCAGATCCTGAAATCGTTTGGCCACTGAATCCGAAACGCAGCGACTGACGAGCTCTCCCTCAACTCCGCAGAGTTCAGGGAATTCTCCCAAGATGGGCTTGCCGCCCAAAGCGACCAGCGTGTCTGACATGTGACCCAGGGCTGGATTTGCCGATAAGCCGGAAAAACCGTCGGAGCCTCCGCACTCCAATCCAATGGTCAGCTTGGATAGTGGGGCTGGTTTTCGTTCCAGTTTATTGATCTGATCAAGACCAACAAAAATCTCCTTTAAGGCCTGAGTGAGCATCGCCTGCTCAGATCCAGTTTTTTGCTGGGTGTGAATATGAAGCGGTTTATCAAAATTCGGATCCCGCTTTTTGATCTCTTCTTCCAGGCGCCACACTTCTGCCTGCTGACAACCCAAACTCAACACCGTGGCTCCAGCCACATTCGGATGAGTAATGTATCCTGCAAGTAACCCACAAAGCGTATGAGAATCCGAGGGGACCGAACCGCAGCCAGCACCATGTAGAAGAAATCTAACGCCGTCTACATTTGGAAATGGTCGGCTACTTGCCTTCTTTTCAGAGGGTAATTCTTCTGCTAACCAAACTTCGGGAGGCGCTCCCTGTTCCCGCAAATAGGCCATGCGTTTGAATAAACCTTCGTAGCGGCTCCGCTGGCCCATGCCGAGCGTTTC is a window of Verrucomicrobiota bacterium DNA encoding:
- a CDS encoding altronate dehydratase family protein, with protein sequence MKNTIVIDPRDTVAVALTDLQAGTYVSDGVTAIETIKAKHKVALRDFQKGDRVHMYGVTVGVAETDIPVGGLITIKNLKHETDTYSAESRASAPTWQAHDVSKWEGRTFNGYHRSDGQVGTQNVWLVVPLVFCENRNINVMREAISETLGMGQRSRYEGLFKRMAYLREQGAPPEVWLAEELPSEKKASSRPFPNVDGVRFLLHGAGCGSVPSDSHTLCGLLAGYITHPNVAGATVLSLGCQQAEVWRLEEEIKKRDPNFDKPLHIHTQQKTGSEQAMLTQALKEIFVGLDQINKLERKPAPLSKLTIGLECGGSDGFSGLSANPALGHMSDTLVALGGKPILGEFPELCGVEGELVSRCVSDSVAKRFQDLMNIYSQRAEEAGSGFYANPSPGNIADGLITDAIKSAGAAKKGGTSPIVDVLDYPEWATKPGLNLLCTPGGDVESTTALAGAGSNIIIFTTGLGTPTGNAVAPTIKMSTNTELAKKMRDIIDFDAGPIIRGEKTIEEMGDELFEMVIQVASGEMKPSAVRLGQEDFLPWKRGISL